Genomic DNA from Cydia strobilella chromosome 19, ilCydStro3.1, whole genome shotgun sequence:
AGCCGaaaatttaatttcttattcTATCGTCCCGGGGCTAGCACAACCACCTGTCAAGTTTTAAAACGTGTTCAATATATTCGTTTGTTCCAAAAAATACGAAGTGCGATCAGTGTGGTTTACATTGACAGACTCCTCTAAAATACCTACTGCTTATTGGAAACGTTATTAAGGTCCGCTTTAAAGGTACAAGTAAATTTTATAAGTAGGCAAAACCATCGTCAATCTTACTATTAAATTTGTCAAAGCATTCATGCTCATGATCATGAGTCGGTTTAGTCCAAAATAATGTAGGTTAGTATTCTCACCCATATAGGATACATGATGCTGGTGACACCATTAGTGATGTCGAGACAGGGATAGTGCATCACGCTCTGGTAGTCGTAGGCGAAGCCAACGGACGCTGCGGGCGGTAGCTTGGTGTCCATTTCCTTTTCTAAAGCTGCGGAGTTTAAGTTGTGTTAGATCTCAACTGGGAGTTGCTCCAAGTATTGATCGAGTTGACACATAACACAAGACTCATCAATTATCGCCTAGCCGTTTTCGGTCACTGTGTTTTATGGCTGTAAGCGTTGCTGGTGCGCTTTCAAGTGACTGACATAATTGCAAATGTCGGCCACTGGTGGTCTAGCCTTTAGACCATCGCGCTTAGCGTCGAGTTCTGTGACTTCTGTGCGCCGCCTGGCTTCAAATTCAAAATCATGCACCTATGTCTGCACAGTAGGTATGCCTACTGTGGACGGTCATTCATTACATTAGCGTATCCATGGCATAATAAGTAACACCGGAATACTTAATGGAGCTCttagaaaaaaatagaaaatgtttATTTGGCTTAGCAGTCTTAgcacattaaaaaacaaagttattaATTACAAGTATCATATGTCACTATATGTGTGTGTAGTATGTATGTGCACTGTATGTGTGCATATTATGTGTATACGACATTGATATTCAGGCcaccaaaaataaaatgtacttgCATTTAACGTATTTAAAGAGCCCAAGAAACTCACTCCTAGACACGTTAGCCCAGTTGATAGCGAGGAAGTCGTCTCGGTCATGCGAGTTGTGCTGATGGTCCAGGCCGAGCACGTGCATGAACACGTGCAGCAGGTCGTTGACAGAGTTGAAGCAGTCCACCGTGATCACCAGCTCCTGCGAAAGGTATAGTCAGTTAGCGAGGAGTCGAGGTCGTGCGAGTTTTGTTGTTCCAGGAACTTGAACGAACACGTGCAGCAGGTGGTTGACGGAGTTGAAGCAATCCGCGTTATAATCACCAGCTCCTACGGAAGATAGCGGCATTAGTAGCAGTTATGAATTAATAATGGAAATTGGAATAAGCATTACCTTATttagtatacacggtggctaaaaagtaagtgcattccggttgccagggaggttttgggattatactgagcaacttttactatgggacaaaCCCCGAACACGCGAAGAAAAAtttggctatttcatacattttggccggtctattttctatggaagggtaaatttttttttcgcgatttcgtgattgttcccatagtaaaagttgctcagtataattccaaatcTCCCTGGcagcgggaatgcacttattttttagccaccctgtatactacCTTTCTTTACTTTCAGGTTCTATCTGTCTATtgagctcgtttgcctcgtATCCACCCACTGCTGATAGGCCTCTTCGTTATTATCTACACGACCCTCTGCGGTACTGCGCTAATCTCATCCACTGCATATTAGTCATTAGTCGTTCAGCTGATAGCATCACACCATTCAGAATTCTAGACGATGATCTCCAGAATGCTATTTTCTTTAACCTTCTGGTTAAGAACCTTGATCAAAGTTACATTtcggttattattattttattatgttcatACTTAATTTATACTTCCAGACGTCATCCCAACTTCTCCACCATCTCTTGTAATACGCATACCAGATATGATTTGTTAGGACTGGTGCATCTTGTATAGCTGGGTGGTTTTCCGGGATCCGGCCTTTATATTTTAGACACTGATACGGAATCCGCGAATCGCTCCGGCAATGGCGTGTAGTTACTTACCTGTTTTAACATATGGCGTCTGGGCTCTCAATGTTGGCCACCTCATAGTCGCTCACAACTGATGGCTAATTTAAGCAAGACAGCGCTATGTTTATATTGAAGGGGGTCTGCATCTAATGTGAATTTGGCCTTACCTTTTTTGCGCTGGCGCGCCCAGGCTCAGGGCACCGGCAGCCCGGCTCCGGTGAACGGGTCAGCACCAAGAAATCGTCGGCGTGCCGTCGCGCTGGCGATGGGGGCACGGCTCTGCGGAAACGTTTGCTTTCTGAAACATATACACCCTTATTAACTAGTGAGATGTAGATTTCGCGAACCCCATTTGCTGCACCATTGCGCTGCTGcatacccagagggtaaaaacgggatcctattactaagactgcactatccgtctgtctgtcaccaggctgtatctcatgaaccgtgatagctagacagttgaaattttcacagatgatgtatttctgttgccgctgtaacaacaaatactaaaaagttatccgttttttttttaatttacaaaaaatgatTCGACAAAAAATCCATGTAATTAtagaacctgctcacaaaattacTCGGAAGTCGGTTAAGAAAAGCGACCTGTAGAGGGGAATAGCCGGacatacaaaaacattttatgtcCAAGATGAAACGGAGATGCTTCGCTGGCATTTCTCGCttgcttagttttaatttgcttGTCCTTTTCTAACATGTATCTGACAAAGAGACCAAATAGCTACATTTTAAGTATCACAGgcaatttaagttttatttaaaggCTAAGAGGGTGAGAGAAATATATTAAGTTGATTCCTTGTCCCTTTTACAACAGCAAGATAAGTGAAAGTGTCCCACGACAAAGTGAATATAATAACACCTTTTAGTGGAATAAATAAGTTGCTCTGCATCTGACTAGTCATAAATTATAGTCTCATAAAtaactttgttttttctttctgtTTCTTACCTgacttaattttttgtttagaaTTGTCCTTTTTAGATGTCTTGTCATTAACTGGCTCTACATTATTGGTAATAGCATTTTTTCTTGTCATATTATCCCATAAGCCAACATCATTATTCTGTAAGAGTGTATTATTGTGAGATTGTTTTTGTGAGAGTTTATTGAATTCTACTGAGATAGATGACTCCGATGAATCTGATGAACCTGATGAACCTGATTCCTTTGATTCCGTTGACGATGAGCTCTGATATATTCTGTTTTCTTCTTGAACCAGTACTTTAACTCCTTCGTTCTTCGTTGATATTTGATTGCCGTCATCGGCCTCGATCACATCATTATTTGCTGTGGTCGTATCGGCGTCATCCTCTTTTCCAAAATCTCTGAATTCAATACAAGTTTCCTTTTCGATATGTTTTATGACTTCTTCGATGTTTTGTCTTTCTTCAATAGCTGTAATTTAACAAATATCTAAGGTCTAAAAGGTTTTACAACTCATGATGATTGTTACCCTAGGGTTATGGTTTTGCAAGTAAGTTTTGAACCGGTTACTGATATCCGATTTAGCTGAATAGtagttctgtgagctgtagaactCGCAAATAAATCGGTTGGGAAATGCGATTCGTAGATGAGATCTGACTAAAGCATTTTGCCTAAGCTGAAAAGGAGATCTTCGCTTAAGTATGGGCTTGTTAGATTCATCTGCACAGTTAGTCGATAACTGACTTCCCAAGTTCCCGTTACAAATACttgtatctaaataaataataataaataaaataataaataaatattataggacattcttacacagattgcaTGACTAAgtcccaaggaggcttgtgttatgggtattggctactcggacaacgatatatataatatataaatacttaaatacatagaaaacgcccatgactcaggaagtTCCTGACGggaataaatatctgtgctcatcacacaaataaatgcccttaccgggattcgaacccaggaccatcggcttcacaggcagggtcacttgacccactaggccagaccggtcgtcaaaaaaaaaactgaggtCGTCTAAAATTTAAGTTTAGACAGCATGGAGGGACGATCTAGACACATTTTGTGAAAAGTGGCGGGAGTGTGTATAGGATAGCCCGAACACTCCGGACCAAATGGCGGAAAAGAGGGGAGGTCTtagcccagcagtgggacactcttaTAGGATAGTAAAAataccggcaaagtgcgagtcggactcgcccaccgagggttccgtacaaatttaatttagtttgattatttttttacaaatttatagtttttagttttCTCTGTACtaggtacttgtagtgtaagtaCCCCTaccttataaattttgattcccttgagagtgtcgaaacaTACGTCtattgcggcataaacggccgtattttttttacgttgacttagaagttttattttttacagcttcaagggactgcaGACCTGAGTATAATTTCTACCTCTatgcgttcccgagataaagggtcatgacagacagacagacaaatggacggacggacaacaaagtgatcctataagggttccgttatttccttttgaggtacggaaccctaaaaagtaattaacGTTTTCCACCCGGAGACGATAAAACAATCAAACTTACAGAACTCAATCCGGTCTTTGAGTTTATAGTTAACTATTCCGTACGGCCATAATCTGTCACGGAAATAATCATCAATTTCTGCCTGTGTCGCTTTCTTTGTCTCCTTCTGTTGTCCCGAAGCGATGACTGTAGGGCAGGTGGTTTTTAAGTAGTGCTTGTTTCGGTCTATGCACTCGCCGCCAAAGATCATTGATACCTTTTCTATGTCTATCTCACTTAGTCCCACGCGCTGACCAAAGTCGATTCCAGACTAAAATATATCAAGAAATTAAATGTTAAGTGGAAAAGTttactgtcttgggtgagacttgaactcacgatcactggatcactagcccaGGGCTCTGCTATCTCAGCTACCAAGACCTGACGCAATACAGCAAATATTTCcaacttcttaaacggctaccggagttccaaATCATAATGGATATTCACCAGTAACGATGCGCTAtcccatactaaattaattttgtatcatccagaaacgtctgcgaataATTAACAGTAACAGTTTTACTGTAAATGTCGCTAGGGTGCCTCCCACATATAAACTGGTTATAGTGGTTATAGTCCCgaaaccacagggcggacacgctatacatttaaaatcacttgcgtttctatgtgtgaacggcacgtctgtacacgcggcatgcgtcattgtgtgagtaagttgcttacaaacagtactgagcggtcgtcaaaaggtcgtcaatctgctgtcgcggggcgagggctACGAAACGGGgcgggcggtgcgtggccgttctgtattataatactattacttattttgtgccGAAACTCAGCTACCTTCTACTAGAAAATCACCACGCAATTTCTTTACCGACCAAGTGGGCCAAAGTTTCCTTTGTAAGTTTAAGTACGTACCTCAGCAACAAGGGTGTACTTCCCATTTTTGGAAAATGCTCTTGGCGGGTAATGGAGAACACTAGCGTAGTCGTAGGAAAGAGAAGATAATATCGCAGGGCGGCGCTTGATCTCGAAGAATTTCTTATAGCCTGGAAATTAAATTGGTCTAACATCTACACATAGCTATTGGTTTGAATAACATTAAGAATACCATTCATACTCGTACATTCATCCAGAATGATCAGCAATAAATTTTCCAGACTAATGGCCAGTTGCATCAACCTCAAT
This window encodes:
- the LOC134750076 gene encoding uncharacterized protein LOC134750076 translates to MLSLFKTVFLLYFYSVLVECSHPGSLSVRKLNRQLIARKRQNTLDLCQMFNVENDKVQSELLSHNRVKRAAPAVDPAARVENIIDKLYDEPEDGEKVEYRKKNVTTTAKPEAVKSGRRFDFAPAVLDVNIIEERDKDNKLTLDGKTVPVPWHKYWKHGIIPYFIDSNTYDTFLAEKITKAFDNFEQSTCIRLQRLRERPTDKASLQNVQWLYITNPSGTRQCVHSNEMKTISGVQWVVFGYDCMSEGQIMHEVMHILGFSHEHVREDRDQYISVMWDNIKPGYKKFFEIKRRPAILSSLSYDYASVLHYPPRAFSKNGKYTLVAESGIDFGQRVGLSEIDIEKVSMIFGGECIDRNKHYLKTTCPTVIASGQQKETKKATQAEIDDYFRDRLWPYGIVNYKLKDRIEFSIEERQNIEEVIKHIEKETCIEFRDFGKEDDADTTTANNDVIEADDGNQISTKNEGVKVLVQEENRIYQSSSSTESKESGSSGSSDSSESSISVEFNKLSQKQSHNNTLLQNNDVGLWDNMTRKNAITNNVEPVNDKTSKKDNSKQKIKSESKRFRRAVPPSPARRHADDFLVLTRSPEPGCRCPEPGRASAKKELVITVDCFNSVNDLLHVFMHVLGLDHQHNSHDRDDFLAINWANVSRTLEKEMDTKLPPAASVGFAYDYQSVMHYPCLDITNGVTSIMYPIWNDGWAMGHWQGLSSIDVQKLNLLYFGQCQARKKAMADLLNKNKL